From the Saccharomyces paradoxus chromosome XIV, complete sequence genome, one window contains:
- the AVT4 gene encoding Avt4p (Vacuolar transporter~similar to YNL101W) gives MIKNNGDGEHLGVRRNGNLRHPSNNMKIPRRAQSTVLNSNPFSGRKYSMSTLTPRDICRSVDSRVFVDMSSPNFQTLEDPHRDEIINSVRLNYLNSSKRSSVSHGHEVNPRVNPAKNSSASTIAAANIDSDEDESNLNSAGGDITHDIYKLVKAEDPKRLRRPRSMENVTSKIEHHTKLSSASGLNVPGGFRREFIVNKKRQEHQLNDSASSDFTSHESDSINQPSSSSDQDIDKVPFLTRNFLEFLYVFGHFAGESFEDDFIPDSSNMMIRGEDERSALLSRPDHMKVLPSAKGTTSTKKVFLILLKSFIGTGVLFLPNAFHNGGLFFSVSMLAFFGVYSYWCYYILVQAKSSCGVSSFGDIGLKLYGPWMKIIILFSLVITQVGFSGAYMIFTAKNLQAFLNNVFHVGVLPLSYLMVFQTIIFIPLSFIRNISKLSLPSLLANFFIMAGLVIVIIFTAKRLFFDLKATPAMGVVYGLNVDRWTLFIGTAIFAFEGIGLIIPVQDSMRNPEKFPLVLALVILTATILFISIATLGYLAYGSNVKTVILLNLPQSNIFVNLIQLFYSIAIMLSTPLQLFPAIKIIENKFFPKFTKIYVKHDDLTTRVELRPNSGKLNWKIKWLKNFIRSIIVIIVVAIAYFGSDNLDKFVSVIGSLACIPLVYIYPSMLHLRGNSLPETKGEFWRFKPMLDTILIFFGIASMLYTSYQSIFGV, from the coding sequence ATGATCAAGAACAATGGAGATGGTGAGCACCTTGGGGTCcgaagaaatggaaatttAAGGCACCCCTCCAACAATATGAAAATTCCCAGGAGAGCTCAATCAACAGTTCTTAATTCAAATCCGTTTTCTGGTAGGAAGTACTCGATGTCTACTTTGACGCCGAGGGATATATGTCGAAGCGTTGACTCTAGAGTATTTGTGGATATGTCATCGCCCAATTTTCAAACCCTCGAGGATCCTCACAGGGATGAGATCATAAATAGTGTACGACTCAACTACTTAAACAGCAGCAAAAGAAGTTCCGTCTCTCATGGGCATGAAGTAAATCCCAGGGTTAATCCGGccaaaaattcttcagCAAGTACTATAGCCGCAGCAAATATAGATAGTGATGAGGATGAGAGTAATTTGAACAGCGCTGGAGGCGACATAACGCATGATATTTACAAGTTGGTTAAAGCAGAGGATCCTAAACGACTCAGACGTCCTCGGTCTATGGAAAATGTAACTTCTAAGATTGAGCATCACACTAAATTGTCATCAGCAAGTGGATTGAATGTCCCCGGTGGCTTCAGAAGGGAATTTATTGTCAACAAAAAGAGACAAGAACATCAATTAAATGATTCCGCTAGCTCAGACTTTACTTCACATGAAAGTGATTCAATTAACCAgccatcttcatcttctgaCCAAGATATTGATAAGGTCCCCTTTTTAACAAGGAACTTCTTGGAATTTTTATACGTGTTTGGGCATTTTGCTGGTGAATCTTTTGAGGATGATTTTATCCCTGATAGCTCAAACATGATGATACGCGGAGAAGATGAAAGGAGTGCATTGCTATCTCGGCCTGACCATATGAAGGTGTTGCCTTCAGCCAAGGGTACAACTTCGACAAAGAAggtttttttgatattgcTCAAATCTTTTATCGGAACAGgcgttttatttttacccAATGCATTTCATAATGGTGGTTTGTTTTTCTCAGTAAGTATGCTGGCGTTTTTTGGGGTTTATTCATATTGGTGCTACTATATATTGGTACAGGCCAAATCTTCATGTGGCGTATCCTCCTTTGGTGATATTGGGTTGAAGTTGTATGGACCTTGGATGAAAAtaattattcttttttccctgGTAATAACACAAGTTGGGTTCTCTGGAGCTTATATGATATTTActgcaaaaaatttgcaagCTTTTCTTAATAACGTGTTTCATGTGGGCGTTCTACCTTTATCTTACCTGATGGTGTTTCAAACGATCATTTTTATTCCGCTTTCATTTATTAGAAACATTTCCAAATTGTCACTACCTTCTTTACTAgcgaatttttttatcatgGCTGGTTTAGTCATAGTCATTATCTTTACAGCCAAAAGGTTGTTTTTCGATCTGAAGGCGACCCCAGCAATGGGGGTCGTATACGGTTTAAATGTAGATCGTTGGACGCTGTTTATCGGAACAGCAATATTTGCTTTCGAAGGAATTGGGTTAATTATTCCGGTTCAAGACTCAATGAGGAATCCTGAGAAATTTCCTTTGGTACTTGCTTTGGTTATTTTAACGGCCACaatacttttcatttccatAGCTACATTGGGGTACCTAGCATACGGCTCAAATGTTAAAACagttattcttttgaactTGCCTCAAAGTAACATTTTCGTAAATTTAATCCAATTGTTCTATTCCATTGCAATTATGTTGTCTACGCCTTTACAGTTATTTCCAGCTATCAAgattattgaaaataaattttttcctaaATTCACTAAAATATATGTCAAGCACGATGACTTAACAACAAGAGTCGAATTACGTCCCAACTCAGGAAAGCTAAACTGGAAGATAAAATGGCTGAAGAACTTTATACGTTCAATTATCGTAATTATCGTTGTAGCAATTGCTTATTTTGGATCCGATAATTTAGACAAGTTTGTTTCAGTGATAGGATCTCTCGCCTGTATTCCTttggtatatatatacccaTCAATGTTGCATTTGCGAGGCAATAGTCTTCCAGAGACTAAAGGGGAATTTTGGAGGTTCAAACCAATGTTGGATAccattttaattttttttggcataGCAAGCATGCTCTATACGTCTTATCAAAGTATTTTTGGTGTCTAG
- the MIC27 gene encoding Mic27p (Component of the MICOS complex~similar to YNL100W) — MVNFYDDVSESNSNDEFPLIPVVFQNSSELSVRTIPTGNEIIESVHLTKWLREYRNALANQLDCYEKKWQSKIAKFRFQVQHVINYSRKNIFNVDFENKHTVVPGSLIAVGAFFAGSIAVNRSNWGAKRLIFGHKSTILEKLCTSLPSRIFLPWVLAAATFRYWAPQTSRNLVNATENDLLPSDFVKSYHDTWKQIYEEGYLAKKNSLKHQIEQTLQKNIRYAREQLHEKLEQA; from the coding sequence ATGGTAAATTTCTACGATGACGTGAGCGAATCGAATTCGAATGATGAATTCCCTTTGATACCCGTTGtgtttcaaaattcatCAGAGCTATCAGTCAGGACTATACCTACCGGGAATGAAATCATTGAGTCAGTGCACTTGACCAAATGGTTACGGGAATATAGAAACGCGCTTGCTAACCAACTAGATTGTTATGAGAAAAAGTGGCAATCCAAGATAGCCAAGTTTAGGTTCCAAGTTCAACATGTTATCAAttattcaagaaagaacattttcaatgttgattttgaaaataaacataCTGTGGTTCCTGGCTCACTAATAGCAGTGGGTGCCTTTTTTGCTGGAAGTATAGCAGTAAACAGATCTAATTGGGGAGCTAAAAGGTTAATATTTGGCCATAAATCCACTATCCTCGAGAAATTATGTACGTCATTACCATCGAGAATATTTTTACCATGGGTTTTGGCAGCAGCAACGTTCAGGTATTGGGCCCCACAAACATCACGGAATTTAGTTAATGCCACTGAAAATGACTTACTGCCAAGCGATTTCGTCAAATCATATCACGATACTTGGAAACAAATTTATGAGGAAGGATATCtcgccaaaaaaaattctttaaaaCATCAAATCGAACAGacattacaaaaaaatataagaTATGCAAGGGAACAACTTCATGAAAAGCTGGAACAAGCATGA
- the OCA1 gene encoding putative tyrosine protein phosphatase OCA1 (protein tyrosine phosphatase~similar to YNL099C), with translation MTSNVNEYENVPDDESCLTEENVSIPEEVEDEDEEEDDDDDHIYINEETESGREKVLVSHAPQERIVPPLNFCPVERYLYRSGQPSPVNFPFLLNLKLKTIIWLSNEEPQDTLLEFCDTHRINLQFAAINPDAGEDDNPWDGLTEHSIINVLQTIVTQENYPLLVCCGMGRHRTGTVIGCLRRIMGWNLASVSEEYRRFTGSRGGRILVELLIEAFDTKLVKIDKNKAPSWLLTALE, from the coding sequence ATGACGTCTAATGTTaatgaatatgaaaacGTTCCAGATGATGAGTCGTGTCTCACCGAGGAGAATGTATCGATACCTGAAGAAGTGgaagacgaagacgaagaagaagacgatgatgatgatcatatatatatcaacGAAGAAACAGAATCTGGCCGCGAAAAAGTCTTGGTATCACATGCCCCACAAGAACGTATCGTTCCgcctttgaatttttgtCCCGTTGAAAGATATCTTTATAGATCTGGTCAGCCTTCACCTGTAAATTTCCCCTTTTTGCTAAACTTGAAACTGAAGACAATTATATGGCTGTCTAACGAAGAACCCCAAGATACTCTCCTAGAGTTTTGTGATACTCATAGAATAAATTTACAATTTGCAGCCATTAACCCGGATGCCGGTGAGGACGATAATCCATGGGACGGTCTCACTGAACATTCTATCATTAATGTATTGCAAACCATAGTCACTCAAGAGAATTATCCCTTGCTGGTCTGTTGTGGTATGGGAAGACATAGGACTGGGACGGTCATTGGGTGTCTCAGAAGAATAATGGGTTGGAATTTAGCCAGTGTTTCCGAAGAATATAGACGCTTTACTGGTAGTAGAGGCGGTAGAATTCTTGTAGAGTTACTGATAGAAGCCTTCGACACCAAATTAGTGAAAATAGACAAGAACAAAGCACCAAGTTGGTTGCTGACAGCTCTGGAGTAG
- the RAS2 gene encoding Ras family GTPase RAS2 (GTP-binding protein~similar to YNL098C): protein MPLNKSNIREYKLVVVGGGGVGKSALTIQLTQSHFVDEYDPTIEDSYRKQVVIDDEVSILDILDTAGQEEYSAMREQYMRNGEGFLLVYSITSKSSLDELMTYYQQILRVKDTDYVPIVVVGNKSDLENEKQVSYQDGLNMAKQMNAPFLETSAKQAINVEEAFYTLARLVRDEGGKYNKTLTENENSKQNSQDTKGSGASSVPRNSSGHRKMSNAANGKNVNSSTTVVNAKNASIETKAGLAGNQTTNGKTQTDHSDIDNSTGQAVQTNAQNTNTVHNRVNNNNKTSQVPNAKQARKQQAASGSNTSEASKSGSGGCCIIS, encoded by the coding sequence ATGCCTTTGAACAAATCGAATATAAGAGAGTACAAGCTAGTCGTCGTTGGTGGCGGTGGTGTTGGTAAATCTGCATTAACCATACAATTGACTCAATCACACTTTGTAGATGAATACGATCCCACAATTGAGGACTCATATAGGAAGCAAGTGGTGATTGACGATGAAGTATCTATCTTGGACATCTTGGATACTGCCGGGCAGGAAGAATACTCTGCTATGAGGGAACAATATATGCGCAACGGCGAAGGATTCCTGTTGGTTTACTCTATAACATCCAAGTCGTCCCTTGATGAGCTCATGACTTACTATCAGCAGATATTGAGAGTCAAAGATACCGACTACGTACCAATTGTGGTTGTTGGTAACAAATCTGATTTAGAAAACGAGAAGCAGGTTTCTTACCAGGATGGGTTGAACATGGCGAAGCAAATGAACGCTCCTTTCTTGGAGACATCTGCTAAGCAAGCAATCAACGTGGAAGAAGCATTTTACACCCTAGCAAGATTAGTCAGAGACGAAGGCGGCAAATACAACAAGACTTTGACAGAAAATGAGAACTCCAAGCAAAATTCTCAAGATACAAAAGGGAGCGGTGCCAGTTCTGTGCCTAGAAATAGCAGTGGCCACAGGAAGATGAGCAATGCCGCCAACGGCAAAAACGTCAACAGTAGTACAACTGTCGTGAATGCCAAGAATGCAAGCATAGAGACTAAGGCGGGGTTGGCGGGCAACCAGACAACAAATGGTAAGACACAAACCGACCATTCCGATATAGACAATTCCACGGGCCAAGCTGTACAGACCAACGCCCAAAACACTAATACGGTTCACAATCGtgtaaataataacaataagaCAAGCCAAGTTCCAAATGCTAAACAAGCCAGGAAACAGCAAGCTGCATCCGGCAGTAACACCAGTGAAGCCTCCAAGAGCGGATCGGGCGGCTGTTGTATTATAAgttaa
- the PHO23 gene encoding Pho23p (Component of the Rpd3L histone deacetylase complex~similar to YNL097C), which yields MSSPANLFPGLNDITDVLEEFPLATSRYLTLLHEIDAKCVHSMPNLNERIDKFLKKDFNKDHRTQVRLLNNINKIYEELMPSLEEKMHVSSIMLDNLDRLTSRLELAYEVAIKNTEIPRGLRLGVDNHPAMHLHHELMEKIESKSNSKSSQALKSESRREAMAANRRQGEHYSASTQQQDDPKNDASYGGSRQGSQDHTGNNTNSRKRANAANTNIAESETKKRKRRVATTSVSPNAISTATAVNNNRMGTSTASRGVSGVGNSNNSRISRPKTNDYGEPLYCYCNQVAYGEMVGCDGADCELEWFHLPCIGLETLPKGKWYCDDCKKKL from the coding sequence ATGAGTTCACCGGCGAACCTATTCCCTGGATTAAATGACATAACTGACGTGTTGGAGGAATTCCCACTGGCCACATCAAGGTATTTAACGTTATTACACGAAATAGATGCGAAATGCGTGCATTCTATGCCAAATTTGAACGAAAGGATAGACAAGttcttgaagaaagatttcaataaagatcACCGAACACAAGTAAGACTActcaataatatcaacAAGATTTATGAAGAACTGATGCCGTCGCTGGAGGAAAAAATGCATGTGTCGTCAATTATGTTGGATAATCTAGACAGACTGACGTCCAGGTTAGAATTGGCGTATGAGGTAGCGATCAAGAACACAGAAATTCCCAGAGGCCTAAGGCTAGGTGTGGATAACCATCCAGCAATGCACTTACATCACGAACTCATGGAAAAGATAGAAAGCAAATCAAACAGCAAATCGTCGCAGGCACTAAAGAGCGAATCAAGAAGAGAGGCCATGGCTGCCAACAGGAGGCAAGGAGAACATTACTCAGCCAGTACACAGCAACAAGACGACCCAAAGAACGATGCAAGCTATGGAGGCAGCAGGCAGGGGAGCCAAGACCACACTGGTAACAACACCAactcaagaaaaagagccAACGCTGCCAATACCAACATTGCTGAGTCAGAGACCAAAAAACGCAAGAGGAGAGTTGCTACTACATCCGTTTCACCAAACGCTATCAGCACGGCTACTGCcgtcaataataatagaatGGGCACATCTACAGCGTCCAGGGGAGTTAGCGGCGTCGGAAACAGCAACAATAGCAGGATATCAAGACCGAAAACGAACGACTATGGTGAACCGCTCTACTGCTACTGTAACCAAGTAGCATACGGGGAAATGGTGGGTTGTGATGGTGCAGACTGTGAGCTAGAATGGTTCCATTTGCCATGCATTGGGCTCGAAACTCTACCCAAGGGCAAATGGTATTGTGATGactgtaaaaaaaaactgtgA
- the RPS7B gene encoding 40S ribosomal protein eS7 (Protein component of the small (40S) ribosomal subunit~similar to YNL096C), translated as MSSVQSKILSQAPSELELQVAKTFIDLESSSPELKADLRPLQIKSIREIDVTGGKKALVLFVPVPALSAYHKVQTKLTRELEKKFPDRHVIFLAERRILPKPSRTSRQVQKRPRSRTLTAVHDKVLEDMVFPTEIVGKRVRYLVGGNKIQKVLLDSKDVQQIDYKLESFQAVYNKLTGKQIVFEIPSQTN; from the exons ATGTCCTCTGTCCAATCCAAGATCCTATCCCAAGCTCCAAGTGAGTTGGAATTACAAGTCGCCAAGACCTTCATCGATCTAGAAAGCTCCTCTCCAGAATTAAAGGCTGACTTGAGACCATTGCAAATTAAATCTATCAGAGAA ATCGATGTTACCGGTGGTAAGAAAGCATTAGTCCTTTTTGTTCCAGTTCCAGCCTTGTCTGCATACCACAAGGTCCAAACCAAATTGACCCgtgaattggaaaagaaattcccTGACCGTCATGTTATTTTCTTGGCTGAAAGAAGAATCTTGCCAAAACCATCTAGAACATCTAGACAAGTCCAAAAGAGACCAAGATCCAGAACTTTGACTGCTGTCCACGACAAGGTTTTGGAAGACATGGTTTTCCCAACTGAAATTGTTGGTAAGAGAGTTAGATACTTGGTCGGTGGTAATAAGATCCAAAAGGTTTTATTAGACTCCAAGGATGTCCAACAAATCGACTACAAGTTGGAATCTTTCCAAGCTGTCTACAACAAGTTGACTGGCAAAcaaattgtttttgaaattccAAGCCAGACCAACTAA